cccaggcacatatgtagcagaggactgccttgtctctctgtccACAATGGGACACAAACAGgatgtacataaataaatgaaaaaaaaataattaaaaaaatgaaatataattgaatatatatatatatacatatacatatatatagggagagagagagagagagagagagagagagagagagagtgcttatctggcagaaaaaaatggcattaatacattactctttgacctggctcctgtgtgcaaTATCAGTTGCTGTGATCTGTAACATGACACACAACTACAGCCAATGGCTTGTGTCACAATCATCTGAGCTGACCAAACCCTGAAAGTGCATTGGACATATCTCCAAAGTAAAAAATTCAATATTGCTTGAACCAAGCTAAAGTCCCCAATTTACATATCTATCAATCTGGTCTGTCTTCATTCACAAGACATGAATAAATACATGCTGGAAAATTACAAAGTCAGTCACCCTGTCAccatcaggtttttgttttttttttttaaatggtgactCCAAGGTTAGTGATAAAAACAGGTGTCTCACAAAAAGTAACTCTATCAAAAAGTGCCTCACTTGGCTACCCGTCCAGTGTAAGGAGAAAGAACAACCTTGGGATAAATCACACATCGAGTTAAATCTAAGCTGAATGCTTAGCTTAGATAGCACCATTCCATTCCATGATGTTGGTACTTGATAATGTAATAAGGACCAGCATTTATCACTCTCTGGCTAATGACTCTGAGCTCATTTATATTGTCAAAGAAGGTCTTAAATATTCCAACAAAGCTAAATTACAAGAAAAACACTATAACCCCAAATGGATGGAGATGACAgagttccttaaagaggaaatgaccaaatcacttagagaaatccaggaaaacagaaaaaaaattagaggaaatcaataaattccacaaagaaggccaggaaaacacaaacccaAAATAGAGGAAGCCAAAATTCCTAAAAATAATGCCAAGAAACAACAAACCAATGGGTGAAGTAAACAAAACTATTCAAtacataaaagtggaaatagaagcaaaaaagaaaactaaaacttaggaaatagtggaaataaaaatttaggactgcaaaaaggaactacagaggcaaggttcacccacAAAACAGACATGGAAGAAAAATCTCAATCATTGAATAAGCAAAAGAAGGAATGGGTAAACCAGACAATGAAAATGTTAAGTCTAAATCTTCCTGATATAAAGTATCATGGAAATCCAGGACATTGTAAAAGGACTAAACTTAAGAATacttaggaagagaggaaaaagaatcctcgctcaaagtctcagaaagtaTTGACAACCAAATCttagaagaaaaacttcctaacataaagaaaacacaagaatcatcaaaacaccaaacagaagggactataaaataaagtctcttccctgtgtaataatcaaaacatacagttcaaggaaagaatactaaaagctgcaaaggtaaaaagcaaggaaaaacataaaggaagatcTATTAAGATCACAGATGTCTTCTTGGAGTCTGTAGATGCCAGAAGGGTTTGTACACATGTGCCGCAGAAACAACACATGCCtggattttaatatgtaaaaaaaatgacTACACCGTTAATGGAACAAATTAAGATAGTCCATGATAAACTCAAACTTAAACAACCTCTCACAAAATATACAGACCAACACAAAGAGATAGAGGTAGAATCTAACCCACGGAAGTTAAGGatatacatgaaaacacaggtagtaaataatctcttactgtctacaaaagaagggaaagcacacacacagcccaacaccaacaccacccgcagctgcaacaacaacaaccaaatacAAAGAGTTAGCAATCAACATTTATTGACTCgttcaataaaaataagttttgatttGGGAGAAAATGTAGCTGTAAATTGGCCTAGGACTTTGAGGCTTTTGTGTTTGAAAATTATACAACTTTCTGTCTCAGGTTGGGTGTGGGCGGTGGGGTTTTGAAGATAAACTTCTGAGTATGtttccaataatttttttttctgagacagggtttctctgtggagccctggctgtcctggaacgcactctagACTAgttgggactcgaactcagaaatctgcctgcatccacctccagagtgctaggattaaaggagtgcaccaacACCACCCAGCCCAATAAATTCTTATCATTTGCATTGTCCTGGAGTGTGAGTTGTGTTGAACCTGACTGGACCCAACAacttaaaagctttaccacattgctgATATTCATAGCATCTGTCTCCAGTATGAATattctcataaaaagaaaaatatacataaaaagaagttTAATGAAAAAGCTTCACCATACTAAATATATTCACAATGTTTCTACCCAGTTCAATTTCTTCCATGATGAAAATGACTACaaaattgtgcaaaggctttaccatattaaatatactcagagggtttctccctcagcctttcaATGGCTAGGAACAGatctcatgaccaaaccaactctcagaaaagcaaacatttaaattgGACTTTCTCTGCAGTGTGATTTGTCTTGTGTATGCCTAAAGAACTCTGACATGCAAAGGTTCTACTACGTTCATAACATTCACATGGGTTCTCActtgtatgtgatcttttatgtcATCATAGATGACCGTGACATCAAATGCTTTACAACACCGATTACCTTCCAAAGGTTTCTGTCTtctatttgttctttaaaaataatggagactatagagttgtaaaaagtctttaccacattgattacattcatgagGTTTCTTTCCAGTGTGGAATCTTTAACATTTTGAAGAGGAGTGGGATATGCACAGGCTTTAGCACATTGactacattcataaggtttctatCGAATATGGGTCCTTTATGATTATAGAGACAATAACTTTGTGGAAAGGCTTTTATAACATTGATTATATTtctaaggtttctctccattatggattcttttatgatattggagatgatTGTGACCTGCAAAAGCTTTACcatattgattacattcatagggtttctctccagtatgtgtacTTTTATAACATTGGAGACTACTgaattgtgaaaaggctttaccacattgattacattcatagatttctctccagtatgttttttttatatttcaatttttattagatattttcttcatttacatttaaaaagctatTCAGACAgttcccctatacactccccccccccgcactgctcccctacccacccactcccacttctgggccttggagttcccctgtattggggcttataaagtttgcaaggccagggggcctctcttcccaatgatggcagactaggccatcttctactagatttgcagctagagacatgagctctgggggttactggttagtttatattgttgttccacctataaggttgtagaccccttcagctccttgggtactttctcaggctcctccattgagagccctgtgttccatctaacagatgactgtgagcatccacttatgtatttgctcagcactggaatagcctcacaggagacagctatatcgggaaagtatgtgttcttttatgacattggagatgactgtgttgtgaaaagactttaccacattgattacattcatagggtttctctccagtatgtgttcttttatgacattggagataactgtgacgtgcaaaggctttaccacactgattacattcatagggtttctctccagtatgtgttcttttatgacgttggaaactactgagttgtgcaaaggctttcccacattgattacattcatagggtttctctccagtatgtgttcttttatgatgttggagattactgtgacgtgcaaaggctttaccacattgattacattcatagggtttctctccagtatgtgttcttttatgacattggagaccaTTGTGacttgtaaaggctttaccacattgattacattcatagggtttctctccagtatgtgttcttttatgatgttggagatgactgggtcttgcaaaggctttaccacattgaatacattcatagggtttctctccagtatgtgttcttttatgaaacTGGAGAAgactgggtcttgcaaaggcCTTACCACAATgaatacattcatagggtttctctccagtatgtgttcttttatgacattggaaactaaagagtagtgcaaaggctttaccacattgattacattcatagggtttctctccagtatgtgttctgtTATGAAATTGGAGAAgactgggtcttgcaaaggctttaccacattgaatacattcatagggtttctctccagtatgtgttcttttatgatattggagattagtgagttgtgcaaaggctttaccacattgattacattcatagggtttctctccagtatgtgttcttttatgatactgGAGAATACTGTGATctgcaaaggctttcccacattgattacattcatagggtttctctccagtatgtgatcttttatgatattgaagaCCACTGTGACttgtaaaagctttaccacattgattacattcatagggtttctctccagtatgtgttcttttatgacgttggagataactgtgacgtgcaaaggctttaccacactgattacattcatagggtttctctccagtatgtgttcttttatgaaattgGAAGCTACTGAGTAGtacaaaggctttcccacattgattacattcatagggtttctctccagtatgtgttcttttatgacatagGAGATTAttgagttgtgcaaaggctttaccacattgattacattcatagggtttctctccagtatgtgttcttttatgacattgaaGATAACTGTGACgtgcaaaagctttaccacactgattacattcatagggtttctctccagtatgtgttcttttatgatattggaaaCCACTGTGACttgtaaaagctttaccacattgattacattcatagggttttacTCCAGTATGTGCTCTCTTATGATATTGAAGATGACTGGGTCGTCCAAAGGCTTTACCACGTTGAttatattcatagggtttctctccagtatgtgttcttttatgacgttggagatgactgcattttttaaaggcttgaccacattgatgacattcataaggtttctctccagtatgggttcttttatgatattgaagatgactgggtgttggaaaggctttaccacattggttatgttcatgtgttttctctccaatttgtctttttttatgacATTGCAGATGACTGGGACATGAAAAGGCTTTAGAACGttcattacattcatagagtttctctccactatgattACTTACATACCTGCAATGAAAATTGGCACATGTGATATGTTTACTACATTAATTTCCTTGTTCACTCATTTCAACAAGATGAATAAAGTTTACAAATTGGTCTACTGATAAAGGTGGACCAGATCATCTGGTTTTATCACTTCATATGTTCATGGGGTTCTCCCTCATTATGGGTTGTTTTGCATCTTTCGAGATATCTGTGATGGTTATTACATGGCTGACATTTATAACATCCTTTTTATATGGGATTTTTATATGATGTATTTCATCTATATGAGGAAAATAGAACAACTCATAGCTTTATAACAGTAATTGCTTTCGTAATTTTTCCTGTAGTATGAATTGTACCACATTTGACTGTGAACcaggacaaacaaaagaatttccaaattcctagtacccataaaGATTTTCTACAGTGTGAGCTTGGGGAAGTTCTcagtaaaattagaaaaccaaTTGATTGCAACTTTTCTCATATTCAGAATGTCTAACAAAGGCAGAATCTGACAATTTTCTCACTGTTCTGGGATAGAAAGCGGAACATTGCTTCTTTCAATATCCCTATGCTCACATGGCTTTTATCCATTGtgacacatgatatatatattaaaagaagaataacagatgaaaggtttccacattgcattcacactgtttgactttttgttcctCATAGATCTGTAATATATGAATTAAGGTTTCTCCTATGACAACAAtcttgactctcataaactgTACCCTAAACAAATGATCAATTTCACTATAAGACTATGAGTATCACCAACTTTCCcatggattatttgcttattgGAAGGTTTTGGATATATATTTATCACTATTCGATGTGCAATATCTGAGTCTTGTAAGTCTATACACATTGTCAGATCAGTATAGTTCTAATAGAGCTACAAATTGAATAAAGGTATCTCTTAAGGCAAtgtttcctcatctttttttaaaaaagaggaatgCTTTGATAGATAAATTAGATAACTACATGGAGgcagtatatttttttttaagaatagtgtaattagggctggcgagatggctcagtggttaagagcacagactgctcttccgaaggtcctgagttcaaatcccagcaaccacatggtggctcacattcaTCCATAACGAAatatgatgtcctcttctggagtatctgaggacagctacagtatatttacatataataaataaataaatcttaaaaaaatattgtaattatagttACACTTCAAGTATTGACATTTTACACTCCTGCTTTTCTTTAGAGCTTCCGTATCATAGTAAAATTTCCTTAGAGGCATAATTGCATCAGCTttcacatgaaaattacctttcatttcttcttgaactttgacaatgtcTTTCAATATGATGGTTTTCCCAAGTGTAGCCTAAAAGACAGTATGAGAAAAATGAATGATCCAGTATTGGGAATAGGCAAAATTCAAGGTACTGTGAATTTTCACATCACTGGACACTATTTATTCAGCTCAGTCTTCCTTGTTCTCAGTTGTAATAACAGAGCACCATCACTAAACAAGAGACATGTTTTCCtactattttgaaaagcaaagaaaatttacagtcatacctataacagtgaggttccagtaggtctccagcatcacatctttgtagagactcttctgggaaggatccagcaaattcCACTCTTCCCCAGTGAAGTTCACGTGCACATCAtcataagtcactgcatcctaaaatatcccatacatgtgtacatcacaAAACATGGTACTGACATCACTCTAAAGTAAACATATGCTTCCTTGACCAAATATTCATGTAATTCTGGTGCTTCCTCCACTGACTTCTTGACACAGAAGTTATAATCTAAGTAccataacattttaaaggaaattgagtTGAAGGTTCACTTGTGTtgcttatgaacattttaaataaatagggtaAAGTCTTTCGAGAGGAATTACAATTGAGAGGGAGATGTAGGGTGAAACAGATCAACAGTACTGAGCACATATCCCATAATTTGTAAGAAGAATCACTAATGAGAAAAATCATGGACAAGCAGGGtgtatttgttcatgtctttaatcccagagtcaCGGGCAGGTATATATCATTGAGCTGGATCCTAGTCTGTTCTATGTAACAAATTCCAGGACTGCAAAGGTTACATATTAAGATCCTTACTCCACTGCAAAAATCAACCACGGAGACAAAAATGATAGAACTCAGTTGTTTACTACAGTTCCTACAAAGAAGTATACATTCCCTGCACTCTGTAATCAtctagcagaaacaggaagtgtaCCGCTTTAAACTGCAACATTAGTAAAACTTTACTGGCAAACAAGGCACATTTAATGGACCAATGGACTGAAAATATTAGTAATATAAGTGTTGAACATAAAAAGTAACATAAGgcaggagagagctataactCAGCCGTGGAAAgctcttgctggtcttccagatAACAGTGGTCAATACTAGCATTCACGTGACCCATGGCTTTATGAACAGGAGTTCTGAGTCCACCTTCAAACAACACTAACGATGAggcacacatgatattcatattcacgcatacaagcaaaacacccctatttatttaaaaatttcaaaacaaacacaagagtttGGGGAAACATCAATACCCAGAATCCAATGACTCTGAAGCCTCAGGCAGTATTGATGTCATGAGCATATGCCATCCTAAAAAATAGACTATAACCTATGTGCCCACGGGGTACATAGGGGGCCAAAACCCCactcaaaaaaagaaacagaggagatTGGGAGGAGGGAGTCTGTGAGGGCAGGGACCTAGAGTAGGGACAGTGATCAGGGTGATAATATCTAAATTAtaggataaacaaaaaaaaaaaaaaaggaaagaaagaaaaaggaaatttttgAGTGTATATACACTTTCATCTTAACCAAGATGAATCTAGAAAGGCTCCTGCACTGTTCAAATGTCTAAAGTCTCTGCTGACACTCAAGACAATATCTTGACAGCCACATCAGAAAGCAAAGTTGCAAAATCAAACAGCAAGTTATGTCATTCCAACATAAACTGGCACTGAATACCCCTTCCCATTCCAATCGATAGGAATGTGCACGTAGGGAGAGAAGATTGGTCAAAGGTAAGAAAAACAGCAGGGCAAACACCAAATCCTATAGCTTTGTCTCAAACACATTGGACTTCAATTGCTTAAGGCATAGATGGTGCTCTTCCTGTAACTTCTCATACATCTCTCAGTTTGGGTACTTCATCTCCCTgtaagcatctctccatggcagaTTTCTCAATGCGTTAGTTTTCTCCACAACCTGTGGTCACAAAATGCAACTCAAGCATCAACCTGAACCACTTAAAGGCAAGGAACTCTCACAGAGTCTTCCCTGGGATCCTGACTCTGTCAAAAGATGGCTGGAGTGGTGCTAAACTGAAACCATAGAGAAAGAATATATGACTATgctattttcatctttcagtttCTAGAAGCAGCACAATATGGATGATCCTGTGAAGTTTGGCTTCTAAATTAATGGACCCTGCCTCCCTTGGACCAATTTGCAGCAGGTTTTGTTTAAGGTTCCATCCTGGGATGGGGAAACACGTTGAATACTCCTtccattaatttaaaacatagcAAGCAGGAGGAAGTACTACACTCAGGGTACATTCATAGGCATATAACCACAAGGGCatttgctccactaagttcacaGGCACTTTATTTGTAACagttagaaacaggaaagaatgcagatgttcctcaactgaaatgtggacacaaaaaccatgtttcatttacaaaatggagtgctactcaggtatgaaaaacaaggacatcatgaattttgcagagaaatgggtacaattagaaactaataactggaatgaggtaactcaggcccaaaaggacatgcatgtatgtactcacttacaagtgaataataaccataagtacaggatacccacactGCACTTCATAGACCGAAAGACACTAAACAAGACAAGGCACAAATGAGCatggttgaatctcactcagaatgggGTTGAACGAGAcagaagaggcagatggaagggAGAAACTGGATGGGACAGTAGttaagaaagaagaaggggagtGTTAGGGATGGGTGAGAGACAAGGGAAGGCCTGAGAGccaggaaaatgaaatgaaattagcAGATGCTGAGAGGGAGTGGGGTTAGTGTGGGGGCATCTATAGAATGTGCCTGAGACTATGAATGGGAGGGCACAAATGCAGCTAGGGAAGTGATCTTAGCTGAGATAGATAGCATTGAGTTATGGACCATGAAGAGGTGACATCTTGCAGTCAGGCAGAACTACCAGTGAAGTGTTCAGtacaccaaaaaaaacaaaaaacttttctcCCAAAATTTCTTCTGTCTGCAAGTAAGGCAGGCACAAAGTTGAAATAGAGATTCAGGGAATGGCCAAACTATACCCTGCCCAACTGAtaacacatcccatgggcaagcaccaaggctggcattactgaggataatttgttatacttgcagatagtAGCTTAGCATCATTGTTCTCTGAGCGTCTCCATTCAGCATCTGACTGAAAcatatgcagagacccacagcctatattggacagggctcagggagtattttaaaagagttggggaaagaattgacgGCCTCTGAAGGAATAGGAAGGCCATGAGAAGACcctcagagtcaactaacccagaacctaggagactctcagagatggagccaccaaccaaagagcacacacaggctgggaTGGAGGCCCCCACCATATATGTAGTGGATATGCTGCTCACTCTTCATGGGGTCCCCAACATCCAGAGTGGGGCATGTCCCTTAAGTTGTTCCTGTCTGTGCAAACTGTTTCCataactgggctgctttgtctgacatcagtaggaaaggatgtgtctaaccctgcagagacttgacatGCCATAGTTGGGGGATACTCAAGTGGTTCCCAGCCTCCCTGGGGAGATAAAAGGGAGTCAGTGATGAGGGACTGAGGAAGGTGGAATGGGATGGGTGTAACAATtagaatgtaaattgaataaagaaaTAGGGGAAGTCTGGTCCTGGTggagcacgactttaatcccagcactctggaggcagaggcagggggatttctgagttcgaggacagcctggtctacaaagtaagttcctggacagccagggagacacagagaaactctgtctcagaggaaaaaaaaaaaaaaaaaaaagaaataggaagattGAGCAAATACTTATCAATcgcataaaaatatacaaatcaggcaatatttttgtttgtttgtttgacctaCTCAATATCTCAGGGCATAAGCCAAGTACaaaagttttctgtttttttttttttttttttttttggccaaaataTCACGGAAATGACCTCTTCCTAAAGTTTTTCAGTCTATTTTCCACTGAAATAGTATGACCTCAACTTCGTGTGGCTGCATTACTATCAACACTCCAATCTTCCAGACCCTATGGGAACAACTGATTAAGCTCCACGTACACGGACACATTTCTGACAGACAGGTCACTGACACAAAGAACAGCAATGACACATCCTAACAGCGGTCTTTCAACCCTTCAGATGGGAGTCCTGAGGGTCTTGGGGTTCCAGTCAAAGCATCAAGGTTTTATGCCTAAGTCACAGAAACTGCAATGACTAGCACAGAGCCGATTgcaaagcaaacacacagaggtcGTTTTTATGAGCTCAGTAACAAGGACTCTCAGCAGTCAAACTCCCATTAGGTACAAACTGAGAGATCAAGTCTAGAGGTTTTGAGTATTTATTGTAGTTACAACAAGAGTGGGGAGTTTGCATACAAATCAgcattgttaatattttaaaaattgtatgtctGGCATAATGTGCAGGAACCAAGCAAGGGAggacaaaaaaaatctaacaaccaTGATGGgtaagctgtttttgtttttgttttctataggagGTCTTAGTTATCTCTATGTAGCTTGACCCTGCTGATGTACTATAACTGGCTGTTGATAAGGGGATTTTGTCATGGGATTTTTGCTGGAATGTACAAATGTacattctcaaaaagcaaactgttTGGGATTTACAAACTCATCTCTGTTCCTAACCCCCTGATTATATACAGAAACTCCTGGTTAACCACAACCATGCCTGTCTGTAGACTAGACTTTGTCCAAAGACCTACCTCACTATCTGTTACTGCAGACCCTAATATCAGCTGCCCTTAACACTGGAAAAGAGTAGCAGTGGAAATTTCCTCTCCTCCTGTGCAAGCCTCCTATAGATACCACAGAGAATCCCTACCTGCCTATCCATTCCTGCCTCATCCCTGTGTCTCAGCCCCCACTTGGGCTGATACTCCCTGTTCAACCACATCCATGCCTGAAAGGACACAAGGTAAGCTTCCATACATCAACTTCATGATTGATTGATTTACCCCAGATTCAATTTTCCCAGTTGTTCCAACATTATATTAAACACCATGGGCTGCTTGACCTCTCTCCTGACTATGTCTCCTTGTGGATTACTAAgatcttctgttcctgcctgtTGCTTCTCCCAGATTTTAATATCACAAAGCATCCCCTGTTGAGTATACCCACAAAACAGGTCAGTAAAATAGGAAACTGTCAGTGAACACTCTCTTCAAATCCATGCATCAAACAGTAACCCAGGAACAAAACTCCCACCCAAAAAGACAAACCCAGAGGCCAGTATCTAGGTCAATAATCACCCAAACAGAGATGGCTACACACCAGCATAGCAACATAGAGAGTAACAGCCAGGAACAATTGCAACCAAGAAATCCAAGCTATCCCATCACAGCAGGTCTGAGAAATTAAAGCATGCAACAAATAAAGTGCAAAAGAGgttgtttgggggaagggagaggagtgagaacctggggaagggatagaagtACACAAGAGGAcctgcagacagacacacagacagggaggagaaagagagccatgaggggagagatgacagagagtgtgcatgtgcagagaacagagacagggaacaaaaaTAGAGAGCTGTTATAGCTGGTGCTCCATGTATATAAAGCACGCCTGACAACAGAcacaggggatggaggcaggaaatgacatAAGCTGTTGCTAAGTCCCTAAGAGCAGGACATGAGATTACCTGTACACtgacaactacagaggcaaggttcacccacagaacaggaaaggaagacagaatctcagggatTCAAGACTAAGAGAAAAAATTGATATCTCAGTTAAAAATGTGAATTCTAAAAGTTTCACGGCAATAACCAACTGTGACTTCTGCAAAATATATGAAGGCGAAAATTACAAACAATTGGAATAGAAGAATATCAGCTCAGAGGTctataatttttcaataaaaccacaaaaatattCTGAAATTATTAAAGTCCCTTTCCCAAATATTAATCAACTCATTAAACATGTGAtgcaaaaaaaatatgaaaaaaactgcaacagaaaaaaaaattaacaaaacaaaaacaagtataatGTATGAAATCAGACCTATTAGATTTTTACCTGTCTTTGTAATGTATACTAAAAGACAAAGGGGTTTGGACACCTGTgctacagactcaaagaaaccacCCTTGTTTTCACAAGCCAGCTTAACTAAGGTCCAAACGATTTGGGCAATGATAGGCAAGTTATTAGAGGTCACCCCTGATGGAGCAAGTGAGG
The nucleotide sequence above comes from Mus musculus strain C57BL/6J chromosome 12, GRCm38.p6 C57BL/6J. Encoded proteins:
- the Gm38699 gene encoding zinc finger protein 431-like, with protein sequence MPDQISVSEFVAETLEDYKAPTASSFTTRTAQCRNTAAAIEEDAVTYDDVHVNFTGEEWNLLDPSQKSLYKDVMLETYWNLTVIGYTWENHHIERHCQSSRRNERYVSNHSGEKLYECNERSKAFSCPSHLQCHKKRQIGEKTHEHNQCGKAFPTPSHL